In a genomic window of Chloroflexota bacterium:
- a CDS encoding ABC transporter permease, whose translation MWQRLGAIIQKEFIQTLRDRRTLAIVLILPVVLLFLFGYAVEMQVDHIPTVVVDNSRDQRSWQFLEAMETSGFFDIEYYVQSEAEAIKAIDEGQARVAIVIPADFAAAVERGNAQALVVVDGSDAMTVQSAFNAAVTVGQAHAVDLLTEKLERSGLQGQSSSLAPLDVRTRVLYNPDIRSLVFMVPGMVALILQQQTVMLTALAIVRERELGTIEQVLVTPIRPWELMLGKILPNILIAFFNMGTILALGVFWFGVPFKGSLGLFFWMSLLYVFSSLGLGILVSTVSTNQRQAQQLSALILLPGMMLSGYIFPRSQMPALVRWAGDLLPVTHFLQIARGIMTKGVGFYFFRQQVWVLLIYGVVVFVLSAFSFKERLE comes from the coding sequence ATGTGGCAGAGACTTGGGGCGATTATCCAGAAAGAATTCATTCAGACCCTACGCGACCGGCGCACCCTTGCTATCGTACTTATTTTGCCGGTAGTCCTCCTCTTTTTGTTCGGCTATGCCGTGGAGATGCAGGTAGATCACATCCCTACCGTGGTGGTGGATAACAGTCGCGACCAGCGCAGTTGGCAGTTCCTGGAGGCGATGGAGACATCCGGGTTTTTCGACATTGAGTATTACGTGCAGAGCGAGGCGGAGGCGATCAAGGCGATTGACGAGGGGCAGGCCCGTGTGGCGATCGTAATCCCCGCCGACTTTGCCGCGGCTGTCGAGCGTGGCAACGCGCAAGCCCTCGTGGTGGTGGATGGTTCCGATGCTATGACGGTGCAATCGGCTTTCAACGCCGCCGTCACTGTGGGGCAGGCTCATGCTGTGGATCTGCTGACCGAAAAACTGGAGCGCTCTGGATTGCAAGGGCAAAGTTCCTCCCTCGCACCACTGGACGTGCGCACGCGCGTGCTCTATAACCCTGACATCCGCTCGCTTGTCTTTATGGTGCCTGGCATGGTAGCCCTCATCCTGCAACAGCAGACGGTGATGTTGACCGCCCTGGCTATCGTGCGTGAGCGCGAATTGGGCACCATCGAGCAAGTGTTGGTCACACCCATACGGCCCTGGGAACTTATGTTGGGCAAGATACTGCCCAACATCTTAATCGCTTTCTTCAATATGGGCACTATCCTAGCCTTGGGCGTGTTTTGGTTTGGTGTGCCTTTTAAGGGCAGCCTGGGTCTCTTTTTCTGGATGTCGCTGCTGTATGTGTTCTCGTCGCTGGGGCTGGGCATTTTGGTGAGCACGGTGTCCACCAATCAAAGGCAGGCCCAGCAACTCTCGGCGCTGATCCTGTTGCCGGGCATGATGCTCTCAGGCTACATCTTTCCCCGCTCCCAGATGCCCGCCCTTGTTCGCTGGGCCGGGGATTTGCTGCCGGTAACTCATTTCTTGCAGATCGCGCGGGGTATCATGACCAAGGGCGTGGGCTTTTACTTCTTCCGGCAGCAAGTGTGGGTGTTGCTTATCTATGGCGTAGTAGTTTTTGTCCTGAGCGCGTTCTCATTCAAGGAACGGTTGGAGTGA
- a CDS encoding ABC transporter ATP-binding protein: MSEYVIEAHGLCKSFRSRQKNGLVRAVDGVDLLVRHGETFGLLGADGAGKTTTLRLLNGLLRPDRGEARVAGFDTVREFHQIHKRAGYMPQQFALYGDMSVRENLAFFARVHGLTQAQQEERIPRLLRFARLEPFQNRLAAQLSGGMKKKLALACMLVHEPEIAFLDEPTLGVDPVSRREFWNLLSDLRAEKGLTVFVCTPYMDEAERCHRVGLMYEGRLIACDTPQAIKRMVPGELLELRPSALYAAREVVRPLEGVLEVQTYGDLLHIFVDNVRRRAPEIQAALEAKGITVSGMRAIEPRMEEAFVSLIRRQGRQTGGQAVCS, from the coding sequence ATGAGCGAATACGTAATCGAAGCCCATGGGCTGTGCAAATCTTTCCGCAGCCGGCAAAAGAATGGCCTGGTCCGGGCGGTAGATGGCGTGGACCTCTTGGTGCGACATGGGGAGACTTTCGGCCTGCTCGGGGCAGATGGCGCAGGCAAGACGACCACGTTGCGCCTGTTGAACGGCTTGCTCAGGCCGGATAGGGGTGAGGCCCGGGTCGCTGGCTTCGATACGGTGAGGGAGTTCCATCAGATACACAAGCGGGCCGGCTATATGCCACAGCAATTCGCGCTGTACGGCGATATGAGCGTGCGGGAGAACTTGGCTTTTTTCGCCAGAGTGCATGGACTAACCCAGGCACAGCAAGAGGAGCGCATCCCGCGCTTGTTGCGCTTTGCACGACTGGAGCCATTCCAAAACCGTCTGGCAGCGCAGTTGTCGGGCGGGATGAAGAAGAAATTGGCTCTGGCGTGTATGCTGGTGCATGAGCCGGAAATAGCATTCCTGGATGAGCCGACGTTGGGCGTGGACCCGGTGTCGCGACGAGAGTTCTGGAACCTCCTATCGGATCTGAGAGCGGAGAAAGGACTGACGGTCTTCGTGTGCACGCCTTATATGGACGAAGCAGAGCGCTGCCACCGCGTGGGGCTGATGTACGAGGGCCGGCTGATTGCCTGTGATACGCCCCAGGCGATCAAACGCATGGTGCCGGGCGAGTTGCTTGAACTGCGGCCCTCGGCTTTGTATGCCGCCAGGGAAGTGGTCCGTCCATTGGAGGGCGTGCTGGAAGTGCAGACTTACGGGGATTTGCTACACATCTTTGTGGACAACGTGCGACGGCGCGCGCCGGAGATCCAGGCCGCCCTGGAAGCAAAGGGGATCACGGTCAGCGGGATGCGGGCCATCGAGCCCCGTATGGAGGAGGCCTTCGTTTCACTCATCCGCCGCCAGGGCCGCCAGACGGGAGGCCAAGCAGTATGCTCATGA
- the nadE gene encoding NAD(+) synthase translates to MSDELAIDAVEVAETIEAFIRQSVDALDREGAIVGLSGGIDSAVVTALATRALGAQRVMALLMPDRDSDPVHERHARQFATQLGVRCQKVGLTGLLARIGIYRQVPLWVVPWRRWRERVVQHYYAALNEQLGPGQTPFSAIMVGTRGLQGPWLNQAVAYHRVKVRLRMVLLYYYAELHNLLVLGTVNKTERSVGIFVKHGDSAADIAPIAGLYKTQVRQLAAFLDLPHQIIEKPPSPDLIPGLTDEGAVGVPYELLDRILWRLEAGKEPAEIAEALGVEVGVVEYVEGLTKRSEHMRQGTLSPSMR, encoded by the coding sequence ATGAGCGATGAATTGGCGATCGACGCCGTCGAAGTGGCCGAGACTATCGAAGCCTTCATCCGCCAGAGCGTGGATGCTCTCGACCGCGAGGGGGCCATCGTGGGCTTGAGCGGAGGGATTGATTCGGCGGTGGTGACAGCACTGGCTACTCGCGCCCTGGGGGCTCAACGGGTAATGGCCTTATTGATGCCCGACCGTGACAGCGACCCCGTCCACGAACGCCACGCCCGCCAATTCGCCACCCAACTCGGCGTCCGCTGCCAGAAGGTGGGGTTGACCGGGCTATTGGCTCGCATCGGCATCTACCGGCAGGTCCCCCTGTGGGTGGTGCCGTGGCGGCGGTGGCGGGAGAGGGTGGTGCAGCATTACTATGCTGCTCTGAATGAGCAATTAGGCCCTGGGCAGACGCCTTTTTCCGCCATTATGGTGGGCACCCGTGGCCTGCAGGGCCCCTGGTTGAACCAAGCAGTGGCCTATCACCGGGTGAAGGTGCGGCTGAGGATGGTCTTGCTCTACTACTATGCGGAACTGCATAACCTACTGGTGCTGGGCACGGTCAATAAGACGGAGCGGTCGGTGGGCATCTTCGTCAAACACGGGGACTCTGCGGCGGACATCGCGCCCATCGCTGGCTTGTATAAGACCCAGGTCAGGCAACTGGCTGCTTTCTTGGATCTCCCACACCAGATCATCGAGAAGCCCCCCTCTCCAGACCTCATCCCTGGGCTGACCGATGAGGGCGCGGTAGGAGTACCGTACGAATTATTGGACCGCATACTGTGGCGGTTAGAGGCAGGAAAAGAGCCTGCTGAGATAGCAGAGGCTCTTGGTGTGGAAGTGGGGGTTGTGGAATACGTGGAAGGGCTGACTAAGCGCTCCGAGCACATGCGCCAGGGCACTCTTAGCCCTTCGATGCGTTAA
- a CDS encoding TetR/AcrR family transcriptional regulator — protein MVNTSEERRARRMGERRQSILEGAARVFARKGFEKATTREIAQAADVSEGTIYNYFASKGELLMALASMVQDKLAAIVPEPPSNGDDRTSIVNAIERLLTVIGENVVVIRGLLTALWDQGYGFHGYLLPGAQKIIARIEDYLRARIAAGVIRPCDVHDVARMVMGMVIYLAMPYVQELEPMPSAERRRQQAELVADILFDGLRA, from the coding sequence GTGGTGAACACGAGCGAGGAGCGTCGCGCCCGGCGTATGGGTGAGCGGCGTCAGAGCATCCTGGAGGGGGCAGCGCGGGTTTTTGCCCGCAAGGGTTTCGAGAAGGCCACCACGCGCGAGATCGCGCAGGCAGCGGACGTGTCGGAGGGCACGATCTATAACTACTTCGCCAGCAAAGGGGAATTGCTTATGGCTCTGGCGAGTATGGTGCAGGATAAACTCGCGGCCATTGTGCCTGAGCCGCCATCCAATGGAGATGACCGAACCAGTATCGTCAATGCCATTGAGCGTTTGTTGACGGTCATCGGCGAGAACGTGGTAGTGATCCGTGGTCTATTGACCGCGCTCTGGGATCAGGGCTACGGTTTTCACGGTTACCTCCTCCCTGGGGCGCAGAAGATCATCGCCCGGATTGAGGATTACTTGAGAGCGCGCATCGCTGCAGGGGTGATACGTCCCTGTGATGTCCACGATGTGGCGCGCATGGTGATGGGCATGGTCATCTACTTGGCCATGCCTTACGTGCAGGAACTCGAACCTATGCCCTCGGCGGAGCGACGTCGCCAACAGGCAGAACTAGTGGCAGACATACTATTCGATGGGTTACGGGCTTAG
- a CDS encoding ABC transporter ATP-binding protein, whose translation MLMSTTPAIVVEDLVKRFGDFTAVDHISFEVSRGEIFGFLGPNGAGKTTTIRVLLGLLRPTSGKAMVLGYDVTREAKTMQSRVGYMSQLFTLYPDLTAAENILFYGRVYGLRPRELAQRKDEVVAMAGLRGRENELTSHLSGGWKQRLALGCAILHRPELVFLDEPTAGVDPVSRRQFWELIYGLAQQGVTVFVTTHYMDEAEHCQRVGFIHNGRLMALGAPSELKSQQMRGQVIEIAGADAEAVVRALRQAQQQGLLALDEVALYGAQVHVVVPDAQEAKPAIASFLSDAGLAVQSLNWIAPSLEDVFISNVRENEDRTVLSSSIQTGGSV comes from the coding sequence ATGCTCATGAGCACAACACCGGCGATCGTGGTGGAGGACCTGGTCAAGCGTTTCGGGGATTTCACCGCCGTGGACCATATCAGTTTCGAGGTCTCACGCGGCGAGATATTCGGCTTTTTGGGGCCCAACGGTGCGGGCAAAACCACCACCATCCGAGTGCTGCTGGGCCTTCTGCGCCCCACGAGTGGCAAAGCCATGGTGTTGGGATACGACGTGACGAGGGAAGCCAAGACTATGCAGTCGCGCGTCGGTTATATGTCGCAGTTGTTCACTTTGTACCCAGACCTGACCGCTGCGGAAAACATCCTCTTCTATGGGCGAGTGTATGGTCTGAGGCCCAGGGAATTGGCACAGCGCAAGGATGAGGTCGTGGCGATGGCGGGGCTGCGTGGCCGCGAAAACGAACTGACGTCACACCTCTCCGGTGGATGGAAGCAACGCTTGGCCCTGGGGTGCGCCATCTTGCACCGGCCGGAACTCGTCTTCCTGGACGAACCGACCGCGGGCGTCGATCCGGTCTCGCGCCGCCAGTTCTGGGAGTTGATCTATGGTTTGGCGCAGCAGGGGGTAACCGTTTTCGTCACCACACACTACATGGATGAGGCGGAGCATTGCCAGCGCGTTGGTTTCATTCACAATGGGCGGCTGATGGCATTAGGTGCACCTTCGGAGTTGAAATCCCAGCAGATGCGTGGCCAGGTGATAGAGATCGCTGGCGCTGATGCAGAGGCTGTGGTGCGGGCGTTGCGCCAGGCCCAGCAACAGGGCTTGCTGGCGTTGGATGAGGTGGCGCTGTATGGTGCCCAGGTGCATGTGGTGGTGCCAGATGCCCAGGAAGCGAAGCCGGCCATCGCCTCTTTCCTGAGCGATGCGGGCCTCGCCGTGCAGAGTTTGAATTGGATCGCCCCTTCGCTTGAGGACGTGTTCATATCCAATGTGCGAGAGAACGAGGATCGCACAGTTCTTTCTTCGAGTATCCAAACGGGAGGGAGTGTGTAG
- a CDS encoding efflux RND transporter periplasmic adaptor subunit, translating into MRKRGLRLVGLILAILVAVAVLFSTRAGFGFGMQTSTWPGDADASGVITAEEIALSSSQGGRVAAVYVTEGESVRAGQRLVELDTTLLEAQIAVAQAQWTVAQAALRQLEAGARPGAIAVAEARLAQAKAAHQAALQALTDARGLRDNPQELEMQIAVGEIQVEAAEYRLQSAVALKDAAEIAKDTLEYTQGQIRDWPYPVPPPKIPSELESAPYDWWRAWAGVNAASASLEEAKAQLAHWRAVRENPQELDAAVNAAQATVAQTAAAVEAAQAQIDAYRAGASEEQLSAARARVAQARAALDALLAQRDEMVISAPVDGIVLSRAVHTGEIVAPGSTLLSLANLAELKLTVYVAQNHLGEVALNQKVLVTVDAFPGRTFEGQVVRIADQPQYTPRNVATKEERVNTVYGVEIRLSNEEGLLKPGMPADVAFVAAGSGASSPLPASKVVATNSVHSPLEASGVIQVEEIRLASEFQGYVSQVSVQAGDPVTAGQVLVVLDSNTLQSNVRQAQAALDTAQADLAVVRARPRTEEVAAKQAQLAMAKAERDGAYAAWQAALRALREPQALQEQILQAEAQVALAAQNVQMAEADYYRARYAADHAEWNSTERQVLELQAEAAKATLEAARADERAAQVASQHLRGMLEKPLVLQAKANEAEGKYRVAEAAVQVAGAELDDLLAGATAEEVAVAEANTALAQAQLRLAQTTLERLTIRAPVHGTVVERTIHVGETAMPGVTLLTVADLSQVDLVVYVPVTRLGEVHLGQKIYITVDSYPQRQFEGQVVHIADEAQYTPRNVATKEERVNTVYAVKIRLPNPGGLLKPGMAADAVFGE; encoded by the coding sequence ATGAGAAAACGTGGGCTCAGGCTGGTGGGCCTGATTTTGGCCATATTGGTGGCAGTGGCCGTGCTCTTCTCCACACGGGCGGGATTCGGCTTTGGTATGCAGACGAGCACGTGGCCAGGTGATGCGGATGCGTCCGGCGTCATCACCGCGGAGGAGATCGCCCTGTCTTCCTCTCAGGGGGGCAGGGTGGCAGCAGTTTACGTAACGGAGGGAGAAAGCGTGCGGGCCGGGCAGAGACTGGTGGAGTTGGATACAACTTTGCTGGAGGCCCAGATCGCCGTGGCCCAGGCGCAATGGACGGTAGCCCAGGCTGCCTTGCGGCAGTTGGAGGCTGGCGCTCGGCCGGGTGCGATCGCCGTGGCCGAAGCGCGCTTGGCGCAGGCCAAGGCAGCCCATCAGGCTGCATTGCAGGCGTTGACAGATGCACGGGGGCTCCGCGACAACCCTCAGGAGTTGGAGATGCAGATCGCCGTGGGGGAGATCCAGGTGGAAGCAGCCGAATATCGCCTGCAGAGCGCAGTGGCGCTGAAAGATGCGGCAGAAATAGCCAAGGATACCTTGGAATACACGCAGGGTCAGATTCGCGACTGGCCCTATCCCGTGCCGCCACCGAAAATCCCAAGTGAGTTGGAGTCCGCGCCATACGACTGGTGGCGAGCGTGGGCCGGGGTTAACGCAGCCAGCGCTAGCCTGGAAGAAGCCAAGGCGCAACTGGCACATTGGCGCGCGGTGCGGGAAAATCCCCAGGAGTTGGACGCGGCAGTGAATGCGGCCCAGGCAACCGTAGCACAGACCGCCGCGGCGGTGGAGGCAGCACAAGCGCAAATAGATGCCTACCGGGCCGGAGCCAGCGAAGAGCAACTCTCCGCCGCCCGGGCGCGGGTGGCACAGGCACGCGCGGCACTGGATGCGCTCCTGGCGCAACGCGACGAAATGGTCATCAGTGCCCCAGTGGATGGCATCGTCCTCTCGCGGGCGGTACATACCGGCGAGATCGTGGCACCGGGTAGCACGCTGCTCTCGCTGGCCAATCTGGCCGAGCTGAAATTGACAGTGTACGTGGCCCAAAATCATCTCGGTGAGGTGGCACTTAACCAGAAGGTGCTGGTGACGGTGGATGCCTTTCCCGGACGCACTTTCGAGGGGCAGGTGGTGCGCATCGCCGATCAGCCACAATACACGCCGCGCAACGTGGCCACCAAAGAGGAGCGGGTGAACACGGTCTATGGTGTGGAAATACGCTTGTCCAACGAGGAGGGGTTGCTCAAGCCGGGGATGCCCGCCGACGTTGCCTTTGTAGCGGCGGGTTCAGGCGCTTCCTCCCCATTGCCCGCGTCTAAGGTTGTTGCCACGAACTCCGTCCACAGCCCGCTGGAGGCTTCGGGGGTCATCCAGGTCGAGGAGATTCGCCTTGCCTCTGAATTCCAGGGCTACGTCTCGCAAGTGTCTGTGCAGGCGGGAGATCCAGTCACCGCGGGGCAGGTGCTGGTTGTACTCGATAGCAACACCCTGCAATCCAACGTCCGCCAGGCGCAAGCCGCGTTGGACACGGCACAAGCAGACCTGGCCGTGGTTAGGGCCCGGCCGCGAACCGAGGAAGTGGCAGCGAAGCAGGCGCAATTGGCGATGGCCAAGGCGGAACGAGATGGGGCTTATGCCGCGTGGCAGGCGGCGCTTCGCGCCTTGCGTGAACCACAGGCTTTGCAGGAGCAGATCCTACAGGCGGAGGCGCAGGTGGCTCTCGCTGCCCAGAACGTACAAATGGCAGAAGCGGATTACTATCGGGCTCGTTACGCCGCGGACCACGCGGAATGGAACAGCACCGAGCGGCAGGTGTTAGAATTGCAGGCAGAGGCGGCGAAGGCCACATTGGAAGCCGCACGTGCGGACGAACGCGCCGCCCAAGTTGCTTCGCAGCACCTTCGAGGTATGCTGGAGAAGCCCCTGGTTCTGCAAGCCAAAGCAAATGAGGCAGAGGGCAAGTATCGCGTAGCCGAGGCGGCGGTGCAAGTGGCGGGGGCGGAATTGGACGATTTGCTGGCCGGGGCGACGGCGGAGGAAGTGGCCGTTGCCGAGGCGAACACCGCGCTGGCGCAGGCACAACTCCGCCTGGCCCAGACCACGCTCGAGCGCCTGACTATCCGCGCGCCGGTGCATGGCACGGTGGTGGAGCGCACGATCCACGTCGGGGAGACGGCGATGCCTGGCGTAACCCTGCTCACCGTTGCGGATTTGAGCCAGGTGGACCTGGTGGTTTACGTGCCGGTGACCCGGCTGGGCGAGGTACATCTCGGGCAGAAGATTTACATAACGGTGGACAGTTACCCGCAGCGGCAGTTCGAGGGGCAGGTGGTGCACATTGCGGATGAGGCGCAGTACACGCCGCGCAACGTGGCCACCAAGGAAGAGCGGGTCAATACCGTCTATGCGGTCAAGATTCGCCTGCCCAACCCGGGAGGGTTACTCAAGCCCGGGATGGCGGCGGATGCGGTGTTTGGGGAGTGA
- a CDS encoding M55 family metallopeptidase produces the protein MRVFISADMEGISGVVASPQTEMGDKEYDRARKLMTAEVNAAIEGALAGGANKIVVNDSHGSMRNILIEELNPAATLISGAPKPLSMMQGIDEGFDAAFFVGYHAQSGTAYSVLDHTYSSIVYQVSLNDRPMGETGLNAALAGYFGVPVVLLTGDKMVVEEGKALLGPTLEVVAVKESYSRVAAKCLPPQVVRDQIKAAAQRALQAKAVPFTIRPPITLTIDFTSSAHADKAELIPESKRVGGRRIQYTHHDYLTLYKVWRAMLILASQ, from the coding sequence ATGAGAGTATTCATTTCCGCCGATATGGAAGGCATCTCTGGGGTGGTCGCCTCGCCACAGACAGAAATGGGGGATAAGGAATACGACCGGGCACGCAAACTGATGACCGCGGAGGTCAACGCCGCCATTGAAGGGGCGCTGGCTGGCGGTGCAAACAAGATCGTGGTCAACGATTCCCACGGCTCTATGCGCAACATCCTGATCGAGGAACTGAACCCTGCCGCCACTCTCATCAGCGGCGCACCTAAGCCCCTGAGCATGATGCAGGGCATAGACGAAGGCTTCGATGCTGCCTTCTTCGTTGGTTACCATGCCCAGTCCGGCACAGCCTATAGCGTTTTGGATCACACCTACTCCAGTATCGTCTATCAGGTCAGCCTAAACGACCGGCCGATGGGCGAGACCGGGCTCAACGCAGCCCTGGCCGGCTATTTCGGGGTGCCGGTGGTGTTACTGACAGGTGACAAGATGGTGGTGGAAGAGGGCAAAGCCCTGCTCGGGCCAACGTTGGAGGTCGTGGCGGTCAAGGAAAGTTACAGCCGCGTGGCAGCCAAATGCCTGCCGCCTCAAGTGGTCCGCGACCAGATCAAGGCGGCGGCTCAGCGGGCGCTACAGGCGAAGGCGGTTCCTTTCACCATCCGCCCTCCCATCACACTGACCATTGACTTCACCTCCAGCGCCCATGCCGATAAGGCAGAACTGATCCCCGAGAGCAAACGGGTCGGCGGCCGGCGGATCCAATACACCCACCACGATTATCTGACCCTCTACAAAGTCTGGCGGGCGATGCTGATATTAGCGAGCCAGTAG
- a CDS encoding radical SAM protein, whose amino-acid sequence MGLALFHTLDQALRQKNLSPEMTRGIINVVVPVLFGPGQLSIQQRFKDKYGCNPPWFVTVSPGKACNLNCVGCYANSGPSPAKLPWPIFDRIIEEAKELWGCRFIVISGGEPLAYRSDGKGVLDAVEKHSDCMFLMYTNGTLIDKEMAARMARAGTLTPAISVEGLRERTDERRGAGVFDRILEAMANLREAGVPFGISITATRFNCEEILSDEFLDFFFGEQGAFYGFIFHYMPIGRSYTLDLMPTPGQRVELWRRTWEVIEKRQIVLIDFWNEGPLVQGCISAGREGGYIYIDWNGKVMPCVFAPYSVANIHDVYARGGTLNDLWEAPFFQAIRQWQYNYGYGREEPLREGNWLRTCPIRDHYRMYRELIDRYGPEPEDEAAQEALEDEEYYKGLVAYGVDFGEFSQEIWEKEYLGRT is encoded by the coding sequence ATGGGCCTGGCCCTCTTCCATACCCTGGACCAGGCCTTGAGACAAAAGAACCTCTCTCCAGAGATGACCCGCGGGATCATCAATGTGGTCGTGCCCGTACTGTTCGGGCCCGGGCAGTTATCTATCCAGCAGCGTTTCAAGGACAAATACGGCTGCAATCCCCCTTGGTTCGTGACGGTGAGCCCGGGCAAGGCGTGCAATCTGAACTGCGTGGGCTGTTATGCCAATTCTGGCCCCAGCCCAGCCAAATTGCCCTGGCCCATCTTCGACCGCATCATAGAGGAGGCCAAGGAACTGTGGGGTTGTCGCTTCATCGTCATCTCTGGGGGTGAGCCTCTGGCCTACCGGTCCGACGGCAAGGGAGTCTTAGACGCGGTGGAGAAGCATTCCGATTGCATGTTCCTGATGTACACCAACGGCACGCTGATTGACAAAGAGATGGCAGCGCGGATGGCGCGGGCGGGCACTCTCACCCCAGCCATCTCTGTGGAGGGCCTCCGGGAACGCACCGACGAGCGCCGTGGAGCAGGGGTCTTCGACCGCATCCTGGAGGCCATGGCCAACCTGCGCGAGGCTGGAGTGCCCTTCGGCATCTCTATCACTGCCACCCGCTTCAACTGCGAGGAAATCCTCTCCGATGAGTTCCTGGATTTCTTCTTCGGCGAGCAGGGGGCGTTCTATGGGTTTATCTTTCACTATATGCCCATTGGCCGCAGTTATACCCTGGACCTTATGCCCACCCCTGGGCAGCGGGTCGAGTTATGGCGGCGCACTTGGGAAGTCATTGAAAAACGGCAGATCGTGCTGATTGACTTCTGGAACGAGGGGCCGTTGGTGCAAGGCTGCATCTCGGCTGGCAGAGAGGGAGGCTACATCTACATTGACTGGAATGGCAAAGTCATGCCTTGTGTGTTCGCACCCTATTCTGTGGCCAATATCCACGATGTATACGCGCGGGGAGGCACGCTAAACGACCTGTGGGAAGCCCCCTTCTTCCAGGCCATCCGCCAATGGCAATACAACTACGGCTACGGTCGAGAGGAGCCGCTGAGGGAGGGGAACTGGCTTCGCACCTGCCCTATTCGCGATCACTACCGGATGTATCGGGAACTCATTGACCGCTATGGCCCCGAGCCGGAGGACGAGGCGGCGCAAGAGGCTCTGGAAGACGAGGAGTATTATAAGGGGTTGGTCGCCTACGGGGTAGATTTCGGCGAGTTCAGTCAGGAGATCTGGGAAAAGGAGTATCTTGGCAGAACATAA
- a CDS encoding MFS transporter: MAEHNIMREHRFPEGGSSLDPHLLGGSPAVRWQWLRRLLGAQFAADTATYAIVFAAVAVVEEMTSSTMRVAWTILSSTLPGLLFGLVAGVVVDRRDRVMVLVMANALRIAAAGCFVLAVQDVTHPLVLAGIYLSCFALSALAQFISPAQAAIAPRLAGDETTLVRLNSLSSLFALGSQGLGVVVLTPLLLSVSGPAAVGMAGVVLYAVATIIASRLPHRSFSFSPSGRSLSAVWSDLREGWHFIAHNRAVTLATICSVAVSATAILLSALAPGLASRVLGVRVSSIAYMAVPAGVGFGVGLVLLNRRKQRWSQITWVSAGLICFGLSLSCFPFMHQWGWRVIPLLLMGGMGLGLGLALVLVPTRTILQEHPPADMRGRVLATQSTLTNLANTLPLPIAGGLADLIGITNVMFLLAFLLMGMGVASAVHSRA, translated from the coding sequence TTGGCAGAACATAATATCATGAGGGAGCATCGCTTCCCCGAAGGCGGGTCTTCATTGGACCCGCATCTCTTAGGTGGCAGCCCGGCTGTCAGATGGCAATGGTTGCGGCGGCTCTTAGGTGCACAGTTCGCGGCCGACACGGCCACGTACGCGATCGTCTTCGCCGCCGTGGCTGTGGTGGAAGAGATGACCAGCTCTACCATGCGGGTAGCGTGGACGATTCTATCGTCCACTTTGCCGGGGCTACTGTTCGGCCTGGTGGCCGGCGTGGTGGTGGACCGCCGGGACCGAGTGATGGTGCTGGTGATGGCCAATGCGCTGCGGATAGCGGCGGCGGGGTGTTTTGTGCTCGCCGTCCAGGACGTAACCCACCCTTTGGTGCTGGCGGGGATTTATCTGAGTTGCTTTGCCCTATCCGCACTGGCACAGTTTATCAGCCCCGCCCAGGCAGCCATCGCGCCCCGCTTGGCCGGGGACGAGACCACACTGGTGAGACTGAATTCCTTGAGCAGCCTGTTTGCCCTTGGTTCGCAAGGGTTGGGTGTGGTGGTTCTGACGCCGCTACTGTTGTCAGTGTCTGGGCCAGCGGCCGTGGGGATGGCGGGTGTAGTGCTCTACGCGGTGGCTACCATCATCGCCAGCCGCTTGCCCCATCGGTCTTTCTCATTCTCACCGTCTGGGCGCTCCCTGTCCGCTGTCTGGTCTGATCTGCGCGAGGGGTGGCATTTCATCGCCCACAATCGGGCTGTAACGTTGGCCACGATCTGCTCGGTGGCGGTTTCTGCTACCGCTATCTTATTGAGCGCACTAGCCCCAGGGTTGGCATCACGGGTGTTAGGGGTGAGGGTATCCAGCATCGCCTATATGGCTGTTCCCGCGGGAGTGGGCTTTGGTGTGGGTTTGGTGCTGCTGAATCGTCGGAAACAGCGCTGGAGCCAGATCACATGGGTGAGCGCCGGCCTAATCTGTTTCGGGCTCTCGCTAAGTTGCTTTCCGTTTATGCACCAGTGGGGTTGGCGGGTGATACCCCTACTACTGATGGGTGGGATGGGCCTGGGCCTTGGGTTAGCACTGGTTCTGGTGCCCACTAGGACTATCTTGCAGGAACACCCGCCAGCGGATATGCGGGGTCGGGTTTTGGCCACGCAATCCACCCTGACCAATCTGGCCAATACGCTGCCTTTGCCCATAGCGGGGGGCTTGGCCGACCTCATTGGTATCACCAATGTGATGTTTCTGTTGGCGTTCCTCCTCATGGGGATGGGGGTGGCGAGCGCGGTGCATTCACGCGCCTAA